Within Malus domestica chromosome 04, GDT2T_hap1, the genomic segment GATCTGACGGGGGTGATGATAATAATACAAGAGAAAAGAGAATCGATGTTGGGAAGTATCTGACTTTATGTGGCTTtgaaaatctctctctctctcgagtCTGAGTTAATTTTTTGTGTGGGTAAGTTGAGTTCTCTATGGCCTGGAATGTCAGTGAGGTATTGAATGGGAAAAAGAGTCACGATATTCCATGCAGTTTTTAGTCATTTTCTTCACCCTTCAAGCCCCACAAACAAAAACTCTaccactcctctctctctctaacctaAACTCTTGTCTGCACTCAGCATGTTGTTGATATCATGATTATAATCAAATTAACTGCTTAGTTAGCCTATAACAAGTTTACctcaaaggttttttttttttttttttttttttttttcaaccaaaCCAAAGTCTACATATATTCAATTCATCTAAACTACAAGTAGAGGAATTCAAACTTGGATGGAGAGTGAGAGCAGTTGCTTTGGTTAAGCTCAGCTCAAGTTAAGTTAATTCTAGTCACATTTGATATTTAGAGTAGAGAAAGGAGTTGAAGCTCCCATTGTGGCCATGAGGAATGTCTTGAAAAAACAAATCTCAATTATATGCATAACTGTTCGCACATACAAGTAAGTTATATACTGGTATcaatttcatttcaataactgAGCAAACAAAGCTACACGAAGATAATGGTTTTACTTGAAAGGGGATAAGAATCCTAATCTCATTTTCTTAACTATTTTTAATGAACATATTAATGGGTATGGATCCTGTCAAGGAGCAAACAATTATATACAATGTGCTCGTAGGAAGTTGTAACTCCGAGTAAGCTGAGATGCATTGTGATTACCAACAAAGACGAATTGTAATTAATTTCTTCCTTTCCTTTAACTCACATATGGTTGTTGTTACACCCTAAACAAATTCATACAGCACTccaagaaatcaaattaaaaaaagacaGAGGCCTTGGCCTCAAAGAGGAAAGGCGAAAAAAAAGGTGCACATTGAGGAGGATTTCATCAAACAGAAATGACCAGCACAAGGTCAAGCAATTAAGTATACGTTTATACGATCAGCAGTTGATGATGCGTCTCTCTGCTACTTATGAACTTTAATTACCTTAGGTCGGTCACCAAGCCTGAGCTCAAGATCTAAGTCTTCTATGGAGCTGGAGCTAATTTCAAACCCTTCAGCTGATTGGACATGATGCACTTTATCAACAGATCCTGATTTTAGGAAGAAGGGTATCGATGATGGGACGTCATCCGTTTTTCTCCTCTTGCTGCTAACTATAGCTTCATCGCCGTCATCGGAGGCAGAAGTATGCTCACAGCGGacaaccaaattcaaactcacaGATAAATTAAGATCACTATTTGCGACATGGTGATCACCCTTTTCCCTACATGAACTAGATTCCACCTTTCTCGAAATCTTGTCTCCTTTGATATGATCTCTCTCGGCAGATCTTTTTTTATAATATCTGTTTATGCCCATGACAGACCAAGATTGAGGAGAAGACGCAGAAGAAGAAGGTGGGATCAGGGTTTGTTCAGCACAATTTTTTTTGCATGGTAACTGAGCTGAAACCCTAGAAACTGAGGACGGTGATGATGTTGCAATAGGGCTTTTAGGGTTGTAAACCTGGGCACAAACTTGATGAGATGAGAATTGAAAACTACCCAAAGATGATGAAAAGGGATTATTAGCACTATTTTGGAGAGAATGATCATGAtcctgatgatgatgaaggtggTTGTGACGGGCAGTTTCGTCATTTGGAGACTGCTTTAGTATAGCCCTGTCTCTCCTGTGAACATTCATGTGGCCACCAAGAGCTTGAGCTGAACGGAATTCTCTCCTACAGAAACTGCAAGAATAAGATCGCGGAGGCCATATGCAGCCTCCGAGAGGCCCTGCCGCATCTTCGGCGAAAGCTTGTTCTTCCCATGAATCATCGTTTGAAATTGgcacttgaagatgatgatc encodes:
- the SUP4 gene encoding Zinc finger protein 10-like, which codes for MEQARYWMWAKRKHNGLSSSNHDHHLQVPISNDDSWEEQAFAEDAAGPLGGCIWPPRSYSCSFCRREFRSAQALGGHMNVHRRDRAILKQSPNDETARHNHLHHHQDHDHSLQNSANNPFSSSLGSFQFSSHQVCAQVYNPKSPIATSSPSSVSRVSAQLPCKKNCAEQTLIPPSSSASSPQSWSVMGINRYYKKRSAERDHIKGDKISRKVESSSCREKGDHHVANSDLNLSVSLNLVVRCEHTSASDDGDEAIVSSKRRKTDDVPSSIPFFLKSGSVDKVHHVQSAEGFEISSSSIEDLDLELRLGDRPKVIKVHK